A genome region from Eschrichtius robustus isolate mEscRob2 chromosome 4, mEscRob2.pri, whole genome shotgun sequence includes the following:
- the LOC137763545 gene encoding uncharacterized protein has translation MTESPITLAAGGSFLCWGRCLDTGVPRLEQPCSPEGRVKSTRRRKSAASGGRVGGARRLAAGPRDLAERSTKLDWPAGGAQPWKRGTLDWASPGRRTERPPAPVLRRQGSRAAGRGVSELAAFSFSSRFPGGGPSRAGSGRRHGRRGRDLAVLCACYLLRALAAESQVGMFQVGRSSLPKPAARNLEDLDSVQRVLFHRIGRSGFTRSGRSEAGPARDGVTHPTAENTTFSRRDTTIKQSCFLNISRLSPGKRAERCQRIPN, from the exons ATGACGGAGAGCCCCATCACGCTA GCTGCAGGTGGTAGCTTCCTCTGCTGGGGGCGGTGCCTGGACACCGGTGTCCCTCGCCTGGAACAGCCCTGCAGCCCCGAAGGAAGAGTGAAGAGCACTAGGCGGCGTAAGAGCGCGGCTTCGGGCGGCCGGGTTGGAGGCGCTCGACGGCTCGCCGCGGGCCCCCGGGACCTTGCTGAGCGCTCGACCAAGTTGGACTGGCCGGCGGGGGGCGCCCAGCCGTGGAAGAGGGGCACTCTGGACTGGGCCAGCCCCGGGCGGCGAACAGAGCGCCCACCTGCCCCGGTCCTGCGGCGCCAAGGTAGCCGGGCCGCCGGCCGCGGGGTTTCCGAG CTGGCAGCCTTTTCCTTCAGCTCTCGGTTTCCCGGCGGCGGCCCGAGCCGTGCCGGAAGCGGGCGGCGCCACGGGCGCCGGGGGCGAGACCTCGCCGTGCTCTGCGCCTGTTACCTGTTGCGCGCCCTTGCCGCCGAGTCTCAAGTGGGCATGTTTCAGGTGGGCAGGTCCAGCCTCCCCaaacctgccgcccggaacctggAGGACCTGGACTCTGTGCAGCGCGTCCTCTTCCACAG AATCGGACGCTCGGGATTCACCCGCTCTGGTCGCTCCGAGGCTGGCCCCGCGCGGGACGGGGTTACCCACCCCACTGCAGAGAACACCACCTTCTCTAGAAGAGATACAACAATTAagcaaagctgttttttaaacatctctagACTTTCTCCAGGAAAACGAGCTGAGAG GTGCCAAAGAATTCCAAACTGA